Proteins encoded together in one Deinococcus hopiensis KR-140 window:
- a CDS encoding aminopeptidase yields the protein MTGQPAIEQGGLNFEDKLRNYARLAVRVGLGVREGQRVLVQAPVDTAVLARLIVREAYAAGAGFVDVRWDDDDVQLARFSLAPDGSFEQFSRWRVDAEIETAEAGGAVIAIRATNPGLLASVDSARVTAHQRVVAAYRRPYTAYVMTNRLNWNLISAPVPGWAELMFPGVSGEEATQKQWDAIFAATRADQPDPIAAWEEHLANLKRRRDVLTEKQYHALHFRGGETDLTVGLASGHVWGGGAADTPAGITFTANIPTEEVWTAPHRERVDGVVVSSKPLSYNGVLIDGIRIRFEGGRVVEATAQQGQDTLRQMIDTDEGSHRLGEVALVPHSSPISRSGLLFFNTLYDENAASHIAIGSAYRGNVAGGVDMTVEEFQARGGNDSLTHVDWMIGSGEMDVDGVTKGGGREAVMRGGEFVI from the coding sequence ATGACTGGACAACCCGCAATAGAACAGGGCGGCCTGAATTTCGAGGACAAGCTGCGCAACTACGCGCGGCTGGCGGTGCGCGTCGGCCTGGGGGTGCGAGAGGGCCAGCGCGTGCTTGTGCAGGCCCCGGTGGACACGGCGGTGCTCGCCCGCCTGATCGTGCGCGAGGCCTATGCGGCGGGCGCGGGCTTCGTGGACGTGCGCTGGGACGACGACGACGTGCAACTTGCCCGCTTTTCCCTGGCCCCGGACGGTTCGTTCGAGCAGTTCAGCCGCTGGCGTGTGGACGCCGAGATCGAGACCGCCGAGGCGGGCGGAGCCGTCATCGCCATCCGGGCCACCAACCCGGGACTGCTGGCGAGTGTGGACTCCGCGCGCGTGACGGCCCACCAACGTGTGGTGGCGGCCTACCGTAGGCCCTACACCGCTTACGTCATGACCAACCGGCTCAACTGGAATCTGATCTCCGCGCCCGTGCCCGGCTGGGCGGAGTTGATGTTCCCCGGAGTCTCCGGTGAGGAAGCCACCCAGAAGCAGTGGGACGCCATCTTCGCCGCTACCCGCGCCGATCAGCCGGACCCCATCGCCGCGTGGGAAGAGCACTTGGCAAACCTCAAGCGGCGCCGCGACGTACTGACCGAAAAGCAGTACCACGCGCTGCACTTCCGGGGCGGTGAGACGGACCTCACGGTGGGCCTCGCCAGCGGCCACGTCTGGGGTGGCGGCGCAGCGGACACGCCCGCAGGCATCACCTTCACGGCCAATATTCCCACGGAAGAAGTCTGGACCGCCCCGCACCGCGAGCGGGTAGACGGCGTGGTGGTGAGCAGCAAGCCACTCTCGTACAACGGCGTGCTGATTGACGGCATCCGCATCCGCTTCGAGGGCGGAAGGGTCGTGGAGGCCACCGCGCAGCAGGGCCAGGACACCCTGCGCCAGATGATCGACACCGACGAGGGCAGCCACCGCCTCGGCGAGGTGGCGCTCGTGCCGCACTCCAGCCCAATCAGCCGTTCGGGCCTGCTGTTTTTCAACACCCTGTATGACGAGAACGCCGCCTCGCACATCGCCATTGGCAGCGCGTACCGGGGCAACGTAGCGGGCGGCGTGGACATGACCGTGGAAGAATTTCAGGCCCGGGGCGGCAACGACAGCCTGACCCACGTGGACTGGATGATCGGCTCGGGCGAGATGGACGTTGACGGTGTGACCAAAGGCGGCGGGCGCGAGGCAGTGATGCGGGGGGGCGAGTTCGTGATCTAG
- a CDS encoding WD40 repeat domain-containing protein — MSRDRWAVFGLLNASWITFGLLALGTVTGLSRLFFSRGMQGPSYDFPFVLLSFALAITVGLAGSALLFTRPLRQRRPDLIRWSLPPIWFFYVALNVLSELAEGFSPFTLTLPSTVTWAVLALLAGLIVSWVLSQPPRDTAIAKALPRSLAGTWWQRLPAWARGVCFVALGLSVGLLLHTAQDPLERVLAAREDVLRTTSREHVQSARLSPDGSVVAVTATGPGTQTRVILVDSRTKRRLWERDLEMSFAEPIWLSSGTRLLVAPRYKQEKGAVLDPSTGRTVEAVADIIASCRKAACVGRNRTVLPDGQRVILLHEYVQAAWLEDAAVQADRPLGARLVRPDAGGHTQATAITPDGRRAAVGYADGTVIVFEALSGKRLAEWRPHTDAVYDLAWSPDGSALATYGKGACGGLSNPYCVMVTNFSGGTPSTKAAWRHDGIDTSTTLEWVGRDRLLLDDDKSSVFTIKAPGT, encoded by the coding sequence ATGAGCCGGGACCGGTGGGCCGTGTTCGGACTTCTCAACGCCTCCTGGATCACCTTCGGTCTCCTGGCCCTCGGCACGGTCACGGGCCTGTCCCGCCTGTTCTTCTCCCGTGGAATGCAAGGGCCCAGCTACGACTTTCCGTTTGTCCTGCTGAGCTTCGCCCTCGCCATCACGGTCGGACTGGCCGGGAGTGCCCTCCTCTTCACCAGGCCCCTTCGTCAACGCAGGCCCGACCTGATTCGGTGGTCTCTGCCGCCCATCTGGTTCTTCTACGTGGCGCTGAATGTCCTCTCCGAACTTGCTGAGGGGTTCTCGCCTTTTACGCTCACCCTTCCCTCAACCGTTACCTGGGCTGTCCTGGCCCTGTTGGCCGGACTCATCGTCTCCTGGGTGCTAAGTCAGCCTCCCCGGGACACCGCCATCGCGAAGGCCTTGCCCCGTTCGCTTGCTGGCACCTGGTGGCAGCGCCTCCCCGCATGGGCAAGGGGGGTCTGCTTTGTTGCTCTGGGTCTCAGCGTCGGTCTCCTCCTCCATACGGCGCAGGACCCCTTGGAACGTGTCCTGGCCGCAAGAGAAGATGTCCTACGCACCACATCCCGCGAGCATGTTCAGTCTGCCCGCCTCTCCCCAGACGGTTCGGTCGTCGCTGTCACGGCCACTGGACCGGGCACGCAGACCCGCGTCATCCTGGTCGATTCCCGGACCAAGCGGCGCCTGTGGGAGCGGGATCTCGAGATGTCGTTTGCTGAGCCCATCTGGCTGTCGAGTGGAACACGCCTGCTCGTCGCCCCCCGGTACAAGCAGGAGAAGGGAGCGGTGTTGGACCCGAGCACAGGCCGCACCGTGGAGGCGGTCGCGGACATCATCGCCTCCTGCCGGAAGGCCGCCTGCGTGGGAAGGAACAGAACGGTGCTGCCAGATGGACAGCGGGTCATCCTCCTTCACGAGTACGTGCAGGCAGCGTGGTTGGAGGACGCAGCCGTTCAGGCCGACCGGCCACTGGGAGCGCGCCTGGTTCGCCCTGATGCCGGGGGACACACCCAGGCGACGGCCATTACGCCAGACGGTCGCCGGGCTGCCGTTGGGTACGCCGATGGCACCGTCATCGTCTTCGAAGCGTTGAGCGGCAAGCGCCTCGCGGAGTGGAGGCCCCATACGGACGCCGTGTACGACCTCGCGTGGTCCCCCGACGGGAGTGCGCTCGCCACGTACGGCAAAGGGGCGTGCGGGGGGTTGAGCAACCCTTACTGCGTGATGGTGACCAACTTCTCAGGCGGCACACCTTCGACAAAGGCTGCCTGGAGACACGACGGCATCGATACGTCCACAACCCTGGAGTGGGTGGG
- the nth gene encoding endonuclease III, which produces MTRSPSRLPAGAKARAPLALAALEALYPDARTELNFRNPFELLVATVLSAQATDVSVNAATPALFERYADAYAMGRATPEDVEPLIRSIGLYRGKARNLVALAALLVERHGGEVPNDFDAVVALPGAGRKTANVVLSNAYGYPAIAVDTHVGRLSRRLGLSLQNNPDKVEADLQRLFPRERWVFLHHALILHGRRVCHARNPRCSACELREFCPRIGVEP; this is translated from the coding sequence GTGACCCGCTCTCCCTCCCGTTTGCCTGCGGGCGCGAAAGCCCGCGCGCCGCTGGCGCTTGCGGCGCTGGAAGCGCTGTATCCCGACGCCCGGACCGAGCTGAATTTCCGCAATCCCTTCGAGCTGCTTGTCGCCACAGTGCTGAGCGCCCAGGCCACCGACGTGAGCGTCAATGCCGCCACCCCCGCCCTCTTTGAGCGTTATGCCGACGCCTACGCCATGGGCAGGGCCACGCCCGAGGATGTGGAGCCCTTGATCCGGTCTATCGGGCTGTACCGGGGCAAGGCCCGCAACCTCGTCGCCCTGGCCGCCCTGCTGGTGGAGCGGCACGGGGGCGAGGTACCCAACGATTTTGACGCGGTGGTGGCCCTGCCAGGCGCGGGACGCAAAACCGCAAATGTGGTCCTGAGCAACGCCTACGGTTACCCGGCCATTGCCGTGGACACCCACGTGGGCCGCCTGTCCCGCCGCCTGGGTCTGAGCCTCCAGAACAACCCCGACAAGGTGGAGGCAGACCTCCAGCGCCTGTTTCCACGTGAGCGCTGGGTCTTTCTGCACCACGCCCTGATCCTGCACGGCCGCCGCGTGTGCCACGCCCGCAACCCCCGGTGCTCGGCGTGTGAGCTGCGCGAGTTCTGCCCACGTATAGGGGTGGAGCCGTGA
- a CDS encoding cell division protein FtsB, with the protein MTVPDPPPRKDSGRWRQVQRLPLTLMLASLLVGLGIVQLTFQLGLMTYRTVTWSRETQATLARVHGLERDVRVLRDAQQAAYDPAYLETLARCEGYVGEREQVIVSPDAPGTAENCAPVRLP; encoded by the coding sequence ATGACCGTGCCTGATCCGCCACCCCGGAAAGACTCGGGCCGTTGGCGGCAGGTGCAGCGGCTTCCCCTGACGCTGATGCTCGCCAGCCTCCTCGTCGGCCTGGGCATCGTGCAGCTCACCTTCCAGCTGGGTCTGATGACCTACCGCACCGTCACCTGGTCGCGCGAGACGCAGGCCACCCTGGCCCGCGTCCACGGGCTGGAGCGCGATGTCCGGGTGTTGCGCGACGCCCAGCAGGCCGCCTATGACCCGGCCTACCTCGAAACGCTCGCCCGCTGCGAGGGCTACGTGGGCGAGCGTGAGCAGGTCATTGTGTCGCCCGACGCGCCGGGCACGGCCGAGAACTGCGCGCCGGTGCGTTTGCCGTAA
- a CDS encoding TetR/AcrR family transcriptional regulator, whose amino-acid sequence MTRKSRTDWLRAGVEVLTAQGDEGLNVETLLGHLGVSKGSFYHHFTGLADYKAQLLAHLEKVGFADVVAGVDPAQPAARQLQQLTQEIAGRNLAQDWAVRRWAERDAGARALVERMDARRLAYLETLFSESTGDAAQGQFFARMAYAFFLGAPQLRPAIAGEEYVRMVQTLNRLLPPPPAGPEASCP is encoded by the coding sequence ATGACACGAAAATCCAGAACAGACTGGCTGAGGGCTGGCGTGGAGGTACTGACGGCTCAGGGAGACGAGGGGCTGAACGTGGAGACCCTGCTGGGGCATCTGGGGGTGAGCAAAGGCTCGTTCTACCACCACTTTACAGGGCTGGCCGACTACAAGGCGCAGCTGCTGGCCCACCTGGAGAAGGTGGGGTTTGCCGACGTGGTGGCAGGGGTGGACCCGGCGCAGCCTGCGGCGCGGCAACTTCAGCAGCTGACCCAGGAGATCGCCGGGCGAAACCTGGCCCAAGACTGGGCCGTGCGCCGCTGGGCCGAACGAGACGCGGGTGCGCGGGCGTTGGTGGAGCGGATGGACGCGCGGCGGCTGGCGTACCTGGAGACGTTGTTTTCCGAGTCGACCGGCGACGCGGCGCAGGGCCAATTTTTCGCCCGGATGGCGTACGCCTTCTTTCTGGGCGCGCCGCAACTCCGGCCCGCCATTGCGGGCGAGGAGTACGTGCGAATGGTGCAGACCCTGAACCGGCTTCTCCCTCCTCCCCCGGCTGGACCTGAGGCGAGTTGCCCGTGA
- the cutA gene encoding divalent-cation tolerance protein CutA, protein MSLVVLVTVPPERAQELARTLVAERLAGCVNVVGGIHSIYRWEGDVAEDPETLLLIKTTGERYPELEARIRVMHPYEVPEIIALPFDRALPEFQSWLLGATAPESE, encoded by the coding sequence ATGTCACTCGTCGTTCTGGTCACGGTGCCCCCCGAACGCGCCCAAGAACTGGCCCGCACGCTCGTCGCTGAGCGGCTGGCCGGATGCGTGAATGTGGTGGGGGGCATTCACAGCATCTACCGGTGGGAAGGGGACGTGGCCGAGGACCCCGAGACCCTGCTGCTGATCAAGACCACTGGAGAGCGCTACCCCGAACTCGAAGCCCGCATCCGCGTCATGCACCCGTATGAGGTGCCGGAGATTATCGCGCTGCCCTTCGACCGCGCGCTGCCCGAGTTCCAGAGCTGGCTCCTGGGGGCCACCGCCCCCGAGTCCGAGTAG
- a CDS encoding DUF2867 domain-containing protein: MTPGGAQRSRTRSLAAPLALSAEGKTTVNTPLPVRLPPQLLQAVASADHTDALTTESDVDLLPFIQRMLSFQPGWIQALYRVRVLVLRVLGHRTGVPPQGAVPEQMPTQPGQRAAFFFVEEAGETYWTARASEAHLTARLAVLQSPGQTRRHLYRVVTVVHFHSMAGRVYFALIQPFHFLVVRAMMRHGGGAQ, encoded by the coding sequence GTGACGCCCGGTGGGGCACAACGTTCCCGAACCCGTTCCCTGGCTGCCCCGCTGGCCCTCAGCGCGGAAGGAAAGACCACCGTGAACACACCCCTGCCCGTCCGCCTCCCCCCGCAACTGCTTCAGGCCGTCGCCAGCGCGGACCATACGGACGCCCTGACCACCGAGAGTGACGTGGATCTGCTCCCCTTTATTCAGCGGATGCTGTCGTTTCAGCCGGGCTGGATTCAAGCCCTCTACCGGGTCCGGGTGCTGGTGCTGCGGGTCCTGGGACACCGCACGGGCGTTCCCCCCCAAGGCGCCGTACCCGAACAGATGCCCACCCAGCCGGGCCAACGCGCCGCCTTTTTTTTCGTGGAGGAGGCGGGCGAGACGTACTGGACCGCGCGGGCGAGCGAGGCGCACCTCACCGCCCGTCTTGCCGTGTTGCAGTCGCCCGGCCAGACCCGCCGGCACCTGTACCGGGTGGTCACGGTGGTCCACTTTCACAGCATGGCGGGCCGGGTCTACTTCGCCCTGATTCAGCCCTTTCATTTCCTCGTGGTGCGGGCCATGATGCGGCATGGAGGCGGAGCACAGTGA
- a CDS encoding acyl-CoA thioesterase: MSANEAASSPSRDALAGLDWSGAHRAGIQMRFGDIDAMGHLNNAVYVQYLETARVELMRDLGVPDHEDRSVIARLELDYRREVRWGQAVVVESLVERLGRTSWAVVSRVLADEQPCAYARTVQVRVDAAMQPEALPSSLRAALTSLLVAQGVTG, translated from the coding sequence ATGAGCGCAAATGAAGCGGCCTCCTCCCCGTCCCGCGACGCCCTCGCCGGGCTGGACTGGTCCGGCGCGCACCGGGCCGGAATCCAGATGCGCTTCGGCGACATCGACGCGATGGGCCACCTCAACAACGCCGTATACGTGCAGTACCTCGAAACCGCACGGGTGGAACTGATGCGGGACCTCGGCGTGCCGGACCACGAGGACCGCTCGGTGATCGCCCGGCTGGAACTCGACTACCGCCGCGAGGTGCGCTGGGGGCAGGCGGTGGTGGTGGAGTCGCTCGTCGAGCGTCTGGGCCGCACGAGCTGGGCCGTGGTATCCCGCGTACTCGCCGACGAACAACCCTGCGCCTACGCCCGCACGGTGCAGGTGCGTGTGGACGCCGCGATGCAACCGGAAGCGCTGCCCAGTTCGCTGCGCGCGGCCCTGACGTCCCTCCTGGTGGCGCAAGGGGTGACGGGATGA
- a CDS encoding ROK family protein, which yields MTQQVEIGRGNGTQNISIGVDVGGTKIATGVLRAGELHDRHVQPTPETGWEGVLDAIAAQVKVLQATHPDATSVGVGVPGPLNGDRTRVKFAPNIYGFTDVPMVDGLRARLGQRVVLENDAKAAALAEAHLGAARGTESSVYVTVSTGIGAGIVLGGRIWRGRHGVAGELGHVTVMPGGPVSGAGLDGALEAVASGTAIARDASYALNRDVSTAEAFALAEQGHPAASRVVRQAMKHIGVALADLQKLLDPEVFVLGGGVASVGDFFFTHVQAAADEYAGGFAPVTIRRAQLGTEAGVIGAALAAQQAEG from the coding sequence GTGACACAACAAGTTGAAATCGGACGGGGCAACGGAACTCAGAACATCAGCATCGGCGTGGACGTGGGCGGCACCAAGATCGCCACGGGCGTACTGCGCGCGGGCGAGCTCCATGACCGCCACGTACAGCCGACCCCCGAAACCGGTTGGGAGGGCGTGCTGGACGCCATCGCGGCGCAGGTGAAGGTGCTGCAGGCCACCCATCCCGACGCCACGAGCGTGGGCGTGGGCGTGCCGGGGCCCTTGAATGGGGACCGCACCCGCGTGAAGTTCGCGCCCAACATCTACGGCTTTACCGACGTGCCCATGGTGGACGGGCTGCGGGCGCGGCTGGGCCAGCGCGTGGTGCTGGAAAACGACGCCAAGGCCGCCGCACTGGCCGAGGCGCACCTGGGTGCGGCGCGCGGCACCGAGAGCAGCGTGTACGTGACGGTCAGCACAGGCATCGGCGCGGGCATCGTGCTGGGTGGGCGTATCTGGCGCGGGCGGCACGGGGTGGCCGGAGAACTCGGGCACGTCACTGTGATGCCCGGCGGCCCGGTCAGCGGCGCGGGACTTGACGGGGCGCTGGAGGCTGTCGCTAGCGGCACCGCCATCGCGCGGGACGCGAGCTACGCCCTCAACCGCGACGTGTCCACCGCTGAGGCGTTCGCCCTCGCCGAACAGGGCCACCCCGCCGCCTCGCGCGTCGTGCGGCAGGCCATGAAGCATATCGGCGTCGCGCTCGCGGACCTGCAAAAGCTGCTCGATCCCGAGGTCTTCGTCCTGGGCGGCGGGGTGGCGAGCGTGGGCGACTTCTTCTTCACGCACGTCCAGGCTGCCGCCGACGAGTACGCTGGGGGCTTCGCGCCCGTCACCATTCGCCGCGCTCAGCTCGGCACCGAAGCCGGCGTGATCGGGGCGGCCCTCGCAGCGCAGCAGGCGGAGGGCTGA
- a CDS encoding DUF4279 domain-containing protein, whose product MTASMDQLAVEHALAELARPTLTDVEVFLTRHVLEEQNGVPVVAGVVLNDEGVHDVYLRVEDQFYFLVLMLRFEDRTPSLLGCRIEAGSTVYLRVSSEQLSAEDITARIGLIPSKSTSKGEISSRTGRPYPGSDWSLCPAGNGLKDPGEVETKFTRLLDATQEVAEHIKALASTTCTVHVTVAYYGYAQQMWGLALTPWHLERLAALGATLDVDLYAS is encoded by the coding sequence ATGACCGCTTCCATGGACCAACTTGCGGTCGAGCATGCACTCGCTGAGCTGGCTCGGCCAACCCTCACGGACGTAGAGGTCTTCCTCACACGACACGTTCTGGAGGAGCAGAACGGTGTCCCTGTGGTCGCTGGAGTCGTATTGAACGACGAGGGCGTCCATGACGTCTATCTCCGCGTAGAAGACCAGTTTTACTTTCTAGTGCTGATGCTCCGCTTCGAGGACCGGACTCCGTCGCTTCTCGGGTGCCGCATTGAGGCGGGCAGCACGGTGTATCTGAGGGTGAGCAGTGAGCAACTGAGTGCCGAAGACATCACGGCGAGAATCGGGCTTATCCCTTCCAAGTCAACAAGCAAGGGAGAGATCTCCAGCCGTACTGGACGCCCCTATCCGGGCTCTGACTGGTCCTTGTGCCCAGCAGGAAATGGCTTGAAGGACCCAGGAGAGGTGGAGACGAAGTTCACCCGGTTGCTGGATGCCACGCAGGAAGTGGCCGAACACATCAAGGCCCTCGCCAGCACCACCTGTACCGTCCACGTCACAGTGGCGTACTACGGGTACGCGCAGCAGATGTGGGGGTTGGCACTGACCCCTTGGCACCTGGAACGACTTGCTGCCCTGGGCGCCACCTTGGACGTTGACCTCTACGCTTCGTGA
- the mgsA gene encoding methylglyoxal synthase — MSASPVPDSPTQRRQVALIAHDRKKLELALFALGHRQVLQQFYLVATGTTGGILQQKTGLTVERVLSGPMGGDQQIGARIAEERVLAVFFFRDPLTAQPHEPDVSALVRLCDVHDIPLATNPASAEALVLWLAQQVREDATA, encoded by the coding sequence GTGAGTGCTTCCCCGGTCCCCGACTCCCCCACCCAGCGGCGACAAGTGGCCCTGATTGCCCACGACCGCAAGAAACTGGAACTGGCCCTGTTTGCCCTGGGGCACCGGCAGGTGCTGCAGCAGTTCTACCTCGTCGCCACCGGCACGACGGGCGGCATCCTGCAGCAGAAGACGGGCTTGACCGTCGAGCGCGTGCTGTCCGGCCCCATGGGCGGTGACCAGCAGATCGGCGCCCGCATCGCCGAGGAGCGCGTGCTGGCCGTGTTCTTCTTCCGCGACCCCCTGACTGCCCAGCCCCACGAACCCGACGTGTCGGCCCTCGTGCGTTTGTGTGACGTCCACGACATCCCCCTCGCCACCAACCCTGCGAGCGCGGAGGCCCTGGTGCTGTGGCTGGCCCAGCAGGTGCGGGAAGACGCAACGGCGTGA